GCGCCTCTGTCTCTGCCAGGCTGTTCTCCAGTGATGCTTTCTGTGGCCCAAGGGACAGGTTGACAGTGAGACAAACGTGGAACCCTTCCCCAAAGATGACACCCACCTGGGAAGGGAGCGTGGCCTCATCTGAGTGACTTAAATGAACTGTAACTGGGGCAGAGAGGGACCAGTGGGGTTGGCTAAACAGGTTGCTTCTGGTCCTCCAAGTGCGGGTTCTGTGTGGCAGGACTCAACAGAAGTGACAAGCACCAGGCAGGACAGGGACAATGACCCACCATGCTGAGCTGGGACTGCAGCTCAATCTCCAGGTTCTGCACAGAGCGGCGGAGCTCCGTGATCTCTGTCCGGCTGCTCTGCAGGGCCTCCGTGTTGGTGGCCACTTCTCGGTTCAGCTCCTCCGTCTGGAAGGCAGGGTGAGCATAGAGACTAAAGGAGGCTTTCAGAGGGAACAGAGGATGGTAGCTGTCCCTAAGCCCTATCCTTCCAGAACTACCCCTCCCTGACCTCAGAGGAGTGTATAGGCACCTGTATCCAGAGCCCCTCTGTGCCCACAAGGAACACATGCAATGTATCTAGAACCTGCAAGGGACCCTTTCTGAACTACAACACCTCAAAGCAGGCACCAGAGCTTATTGGTGTGCTAGTGACTGTCCCCAGACTCCACAAATGTGCATCCAGTAGGTGTTTATCCGAGGCACCAGGCACCGCTACATATCCAAACACATGCAGTGAACGGCTGtggtgggtggagcctgagccAGGTTGGGTGGCCTGGATCAGTTCCCCAGACCACAGCCATAGTCACAAGGGAAAGCCTTGAGTGTCTGAGCGTCTCCAGGCCTCACAGTTACCTTAAAGCCTGAGTACAGCTCCGAGTGGCTTCCGATGTGTCTGAGAGTGACCCTGGCCATGCCAACGGATAGCATCCGCAACCACACATGAGCACACTTGCCGCCCATGGCCACCCACCTTGGTGAAGAACCAGTCCTCAGCATCCTTGCGGTTCTTCTCCGCCATCTTCTCGTACTGATCCCGCATCTCGTTCAGGATGCGGCTCAGGTCCACACCGGGGGCGGCGTCCATCTCCACGCTGACGTCCCCGCCCACCTGGCCACGAAGGGCATTCATTTCCTGGGCAGAGAGGACAGACAGCAGGAGATCACCCAAAGCCATTCTGGGAAGAGACCCTGGTCCTCAGGGAAGCAGGCAGACAGCCAGGCCAGCAACTCTCGAGTGAAGCTGCCACACGGAGGACAGGCCCTGTACTCAGCGGGCTGTGGATTCCATCAGTCTCCCCTAACAAACACTCTAGCACCAGCGCGCCTAGCACCTACATTCGAATTTGTGTGAAAGGAGAGGAAACTGATAGTTCTCCggtgagggggaaaggaagaaaaggcaacCTCACCCTACTTCCTGACCCCCTAGCCTTGTCCCTTAGCCATCAACCCAAGAGCATAAGCATGGGTGAGACACCCTGTGGTGGCTTCTGTCCAAGCCAGACCTTAATAAACAATGCTGGTCTGGTGGGAGTTCAGGGAAGCACTTTCTGGGTGTCCTGCACCTGGGAGGACAAGCTCCCCCGGCCCAGGACAGGCAGTGCTGAGCTGGGAAGGAAGCCACAATGGCACACTGCTTGAGTCCCAAGTGGGGTCTTAGACCTCCATCCTTGGACTGCACTCTGGAGACATAAAATTCAGAAGTCTCTAGAAAGGGGAGTCAGGGGGATGGGGAGTTGTGGAGAGGTGGAGTCAGACCCTCGTGTGGATGGATACAAGTCAGACAGGGCAGGTGCGAGGTCAAGTCACTGTGCAGCGCTAGTGTATGTCTCTAACACTCTCTGAgcctctctttctttgcttccaaAGGAGAAGGGCAAGAGCCCGTGTTGTCAGTGTCAGTGGAAGTAACTGTAGTGAATCAGTTGTAAGGTTGAGCAAATGCGCCttgttataattaattataataattagtACTGCGTGTTAGCCTGATTCACTCATTAGTGAGCTAACTGTTCCTGCACGGTCAGCCAAGCCTGCAGGGATGAGCGGAAGGAAGTCTCTGGAGGATCNCCCCCCCCCCAcgtcccctgccccctcccaatTACCCTTtgcatctccccctcccccaacttcacTCAAGGTCCACTGAGGGTCACCACCAGGCCAGGAACGCACTGGTGATGAGGACTGGACCTAGTACACAGACTCAGCCTGCAGAAGTTCTGTGGACCCAGCTCCACAGCGGGCTCCTCCAATGTCTCCTATGCCGGCCTCACCTCCTCGTGGTTCTTCTTCAGGTAGGCCAGCTCCTCCTTGAGATTCTCAATCTGCATCTCCAGGTCGGCTCTGGCCAGGGTCAGCTCATCCAGCACCCTGCGCAGGCCATTGATGTCGGCCTCCACGCTCATTCGCAGGTTCAGCTCTGTCTCGTACCTGCAgggttggaggtggggggaggggcatggtcCACACACTGTGCTCGTGCTGTGTGCAGAGTGGGAACCCACCGCCAGCTCCCCGGGGGCAGCCCATAGGCACAGACTCACTTGGTGCGGAAGTCATCGGCTGCCAGGCGAGCGTTGTCGATCTGCAGCACGATGCTGGCATTGTCGATTGTGGCTGCCAGGATCTGTGGGTGATGGTGAACTCCATGAGCAAGTGCCCACCACAGAACCCCAGAAGAAGGCTCTACTGTACCTTGTTATTGCATGCAGCCTTGCATGGGAGGGGTGATGAGTGTCTGTTTGGTGTCATCCTCTGAACAACCAGCTGTGGTTTCAGGAACTGCCAAGACCCCCCAAGGACTCACAGAGAGATGGGACATGGCACAGTGACATAGAGAAATAAGCATCCATCTGTCATCATAGGGTCTAAGCTGCCTGGGCCTTAGTCCCAACTAAATTCACCTCCAGGATCACCCCTACCTGATCCAGAAAGCCCTGCCAACTTCCCCCGCCATGGCGCTGCGTCTACCTGCCCCGCCCATCTCCCCCACTGTCTCCCTCATAGCCCATATCCATCTCTGGGACAATCTTATCTCAGTTTCCACTACATTTTGGGTTACTTGCTCCCTCCCCTGGACTCAGAGCAACACGGGAATGGATTGAGACCATACCTGTCTGGTTCTCTTTGGACTCCCCAAGCCTGGGCACAGCGCCTGGCCCACAGTCAGCCCCCAGGGTGTATTTGTCTAGTTATGTGactaattaattgattaatgaGGTTATGACCGGGGCCCCTTCTCAAAGCCAGAGCAGAGCCCAAGAAGATACAGGAAGTCCATAATTGTTGGAAATGCCCAAGGCTAGGCCCAAGCAAGAGTGTtaatggggttggggggagggaggagtacTCACCCCATAGCAAGAGCTAGGTGGAAATTACCATGGTTTCAAGCTGACCGAGGAGGAAGATGTTCCATAGACATAGGAACCATTGTATGTCTAGGGCCACCTCAGCCCTCTCCAAGACCCTACTCCAGGCCCTACATTCCTGCAGTGACTTAGTCAGGCTAAGCCTAAGGGTCAAGTTTCTTCCCTTTTGCTGCCTCACCATCTGTAGCCTGCAAAGACCTGGACATTTCTGTGTCCCCGGGTACCTGGCATGCAGTGTGCCCAGGAAGCCTAGCCAGAATATTGAGGTCAGGGAATGGGAATCCAGGGAAGGCGGTGGACTTTGCTCTGAGGATGATGGCGAAGTGTTGGCTAACCCCAAAATGCCGAGCACTGACTCACCAGGATTCCCCTGGGTTCCCCGCTGCCCCAACAAAACCTGGTATCTGATCTGGCACAGCCAGAATCTCTGCTTCCAAGGAGATTACAGGAATCCCCTGCCTGCCAGGTGGAGGACCCAGGCAGGAGCGGACAAAGCCCCTCGCTAGACTGCCGTAGGGCTGACTCTCTCCCCGCAGAGCCTGGGTCAGCCTCACAGCTGCCTGGGACCAGTCTGTGGCTAGTCTGTCTCTCAGTGATCCTCAACCTCTGCTTTCCAGAGGCCTCAGTGCCCAGACCATCCCAGAGCAGTGCTAAGACCTGAGTGGTCACATTTACTGATGCCAAAATCATTTTCTTGGAGATCAAGAAAGTATgtaggggcagagagagggtcCACCTCGGTCAGGCTAGCTTCCAGTCTGAGTTGAAAACCGGACCCTAAAAGAGCCATCATAGAGAGAGGGAAACCCACAACTAACACACCCTGAGAACACACAGACTCTGAAGTCAGCCCAAGAAAGAGGGCATAGACAGAACATTAAAGTGTTGAAGGAATACCAAGATTCTGGATCAAAGACTGCTGTCATCCATCAAGGAGGGTGGGCTGGAGAAGAGTGAGGCTACAGGAGAGTAGCCCCAGAGAAAAGAAGACGACCACACCTAGCCTAATGGTGCAGCATCCTTACCAGATGCTGTCCACCCCCCAGACGCTTTATCAGGCTATTCTCTACGGTCGCAATGTCCGCAACTGCCTTCAATGTCCTGAagctatcccatccttcctctagCACCCACTCCAGATAAGTTCCATGGGAAGAGACtaattcttctccatcttcttggAGAGTTCCCAAAGACCTCACAACCCAGGATACCCCTAAACACACAGGGTTATCCCAGAGATGTGAGAGAAGGAGGGGTGAATGGCCAAATGGTGGAGGCCTATGATGGGGAGGTCTTCTGCTCTGAGGATGGACCATGGGCGGACAgaagaagggaggcagggggCTCCCACCTTGTTCCGCAGATCCTCTATGGTCTTGAAGTAGGGGCTGTAGTCACGAGTGGGTCCGGGCCCCTGCTTCTTGTACCAGTCCCGGATCTTCACCTCCAGGTCAGTGTTGGCCTCCTCCAGGGCACGCACCCTGTCTAAGTAGGTGGCCAGCCGGTCGTTGAGGTTCTGCATGGTCTCCTTCTCACCGCCCCCTAGGAGGGCATCCGACACACCAAAACTGGAGCCGAAGCCCCCTCCCAGGCTGCAAGCGTAGCCACCACCATAGCCACCTCCTAAGCCTGCCGAGAAGCGGGAGGATGTGACGGACATATTGCCacagcttccacctcccaagaggCTGGGAGCCCGGCAGGCACCCCCAACACGGACAGAGGACATCCGGGAGAATCCCATGCCAGGAGTGCAAAGGCCCTTAACGGAGCTGGAGGTTGAAAACTGGCGGATGCTGGTAGTGGAAGCCATGTTATCTTCAGGTCAAGCCACGGGGTCTGGACTAGATGGAGACCCTGGGCTACCCTTTATAGCCAGGCTGAAGGGAGACTGAGCCCCTGCTCCTTGAAGTCCAAGCCAAAACCCCAACCTTGTAATTTGTCTCTGTTACAGCCACATGGCCTGAGGCTTGGGCTGGACCTGTGTAATTCATCCTGAGGCCTCCTCCTGTGCCTGCCCAGCCTGGGCATGGATGACCTCTTAGTTGTCCATTGTTCTGTTCCAAAACAAAGGTGGTATTGGAGCTGTAGCCCCAGGCTAGGGTGATCTTCCATCCTCAACCACAATTAGGCAGCTGAGCTCATTCTTGGGGGGAGTCCGAAGAATCTAGCCCAGGAACAGGGAAGGGCCTCAAACAAGGCTCCACAGGCCCAGGAACCAGGAAGGCGATCTGGTCCCTCCTGGAATCCCAGGGTCTCAGGGAGAAAGAAGTGGATATTCGCCCCCGTACATGATAGTCTTGGCCCTCAGTCTAAGGTGGGGTAGCCTCAGCTCTCTTGGAACTATCCCAAGCTCTCAAGGTAAGACATAGCCTCAGATTTGAGGGTCCCTgactaagaaagaagaaatacgGCCATTGGCAAAAGGGAGCTTTAGGTTTTCAAGAAGTCAATGAGCGTGTatctgtttcttcatctataaaaggAAACCAGGGTAGACAAGAAGGCTAAGTGGGTAGAGCACTTTCTGTACAAGATTGATGACttgtgttcaatccccaggactcacggtaaaggcaggaagaattgactccacaaagttgtcttctgacctccacacacacagcatggcatgctacacacacacacacacacacacacacacacacacacaaataataataataataataaattaataaataaaggagAAACCCACTGATATCTCCCAAGGATTTTTGACCCAGGCAAAGCTGTGACAAAATGGAAAGTAGGTGTGGGAGATGGAGACTGAGCCTGAGACCAGAGAAAAAGTGTGGCCCCTGCTCACTTGTCCCACAACTGAGGAAAGCCAACCCAGACGGTTCCCAGAGACACCGCCAGGGGAAGGCAAGCCACAGAAAAGCAGAACTATCACCAGGGTTACCCCGAGTAGGAGTCAGGCCCCATGGAAGAGCCACATCCCAGTCCTGGGAGTCAGCAGGCGCCCTGCAGGGGAGCGGTGAGATCCCACAGCCTGGCAGCTGCTCCACCCAGCGAGGAGATTAGCCGCCTAATCTCTGCGGCACTAATGATTTAGGTGCTGCCAGGACACTGGCGTCTGAGCAGAGCCTGTCTGAATGCGGAGCCTCCAGGGGTGGCCAGGGCCCGGGGCCCAGGCAAGGATGGGAGGCACACGGGTGGCCTGGGCTCCTTGCCCACACTCGGGGACAGGGAGGGAGCTGGGTTTCCAATATAGCCCAGAACTCCTGGAAAGATGCTAGATTGCTGCAAGGACTTCTTGCTTAGAAGGGGTGGCTCTCACGGGAAGATGCCCCTCATCTGAGGCACCAGAGTAAGAGCTGTAAGAACTATCTGAGAAAGAAGGATAAGGCACTGGCTTCAACCCGTTCCCACCTGTCCTGTGATAAGGGAGACTCAGAGCCAACTCAAAAGAGAAATGCCCAGTCGCCACCACAAGGTTAGATATCAAGAAGGACTTCCTGCCAATCTAGACTGTCATGGGGTTGAAAAGGAAGCCGGCAGAACCTGCATTCACCTGAGTGGGCCAGGAACAAGTTCTACCCCAGCTTCCCTCCCAGGGAAAGGCCAGCTATGGAGGCCACCCACACTCCACATAGTGCCAGAGCCTCACTCCCAAGAACCCGCTCTCCTTAGGAGCTGGCTATTGCCCTGTACTGGCTGCTCTCTGGATTGCCCATCAGACCACTccctgcagcccctcccccagtctcccGGCTCCCCTCAGCTGTGGGCCAGGTCACCCTACCCCTCTGACCTGGACTCCAGCTCCAAGCCCACCCttgccttcagcttcctcaaaGCCTGGCTAACATCACCATCTTTCCACATTCCCTCAAAGATCTTGGGAGGAAAATGTGATGCCCAGTTTCTGCCTCTGGTGACCCCAGGCTTCAGCTTCCAGGGCCCCAGAAGTACAGAGTCAGCTAGGCCTCTGTTTACCACCAAAAACCCCAGCCAATGTCTCACCACACCAACTGGCAACTGGCAACTGGCAACTGGCAACTGGCCCCATGGCGTCCCTTATTCCTGACAGCAAGCTTCAGGCCATTCTTCTCTAGGCTGCCATTCTTCTCTGGTTTCTGTTCTAACTCCACAGCCCAGAGAGGCCTCACACGATGAAGGACTGGCTAGCTAGCCTTCCCTACCCAGCTAAGGGGCAAAGTCTAGCCGGCTCCAGCCAGTGTGGAGCACCAGACTGTGAGGAGCTAAGGcaggaaagaaacaaatgcatGGCCTGTCCTAGGCTACAGGGTGAGCAAGGCCTGTCTGGGTGACTTAGTGagactaagaaaagaaaagttcgATCGTCGATCGTCGTTCTGGTAAGAAGCTGGAAGATGGCCCCCAAATTCCTGAAGTCTGGTGATGCTGCCGTTGTTGATATGGTCCCTGGCAAGCCCATGTGTGTTGAGAGCTTCTCTGACTATCCTCCACTTGGTCGTTTTGCTGTTCGTGACATGAGGCAGACAGTTGCTGTGGGTGTCATCAAAGCTGTGGACAAGAAGGCTGCTGGAGCTGGCAAAGTCACCAAGTCTGCCCAGAAAGCTCAGAAGGCTAAATGGATATTACCCCTAACACCTGCCACCCCAGTCTTAATCAGTGGCGGAAGAACGTCTCAGAACTGTTTGTCCCAATTGGCCATTTAAGTTTAATAGTGAAAGACTGGTTAATGATAGCAATGCATCGTAAAACcttcagaaggaaagaatgttttgtggaccattttgtgtgtgtgtgtgtgtgtgtgtgtgtgtatgtgtgtgtgtgtgtgtgtggcagttttaAGTTACTAGTTTTCAAAATCAGTACTTTTTAATGGAAACAACTTGACCAAAAATCTGTCACAGAATTTTGAGACCATTAAAACAagtttaatgaggaaaaaaataaataaatagatagatagatagatagatagatagatagatagatagatagataaataaataaaaaatttaaaaaaacagcagggggctagaaagatggctccgcGGGTAAAGGCATTTACCACCAAGCATAACAGCTGGGTTCAGTTCTGAGGACCCACAAGGTAGGAGAGACATGGCTGCTActagttatcctctgacctccagggtCTGGGGCAGGcttgaaccacacacacacacacacacacattcacacacatatacacatacacacagtcacacatgcacacatacacacaaatacaactcacattttcacacacacccacaaatacatatactcacacacttaACACACAgccacgtgcacacatgcatacacacaaactcacattcacacacactcacattcatacacatatacacattcacagtcacattcatacatgcacacacacacatactcacatacatacacgctcacattcacacacactcacatatacatatactcacacacttatacacagccacattcacacatgcacacacacaaactcacattcacacacacacactcacagacatatactctcacacacatacactcacacacactaaaactcacatattcacacatacattcacacacacactcatacactcacacacacacactcatatactcacacacactcatacactcacacactctcatacactcacacactctcatacactcacacacacatacactcacacacactcatacactcacacacagagattaTGTTTTTAGGGGGTTGGTTTTAGATTTTGCCTTTGTTGTTTCTCTGTGCAGGTTGTTTGGCTTGGgtttagatttttgttgttgttgttgttgtctttcttttgtttttgctttgctttgctttgtttgttgggacagggtttctttgtgtagccctggctgccctatgtagaccaggctggcctcaaactgacatagattccccctgcctctgcctcccaagtgttgagatttaAAGGCTTGTACAGCACAGAAGgaagttttaagaaaataaaaggctgggggctggtgagatggctcagcaggtaggagcactgactgctcttccgaaggtcctgagttcaaatcccggcaaccacatggtggctcacaaccacctgtaatgagatctgacacctcttctggtgcgtctgaagacagttacagtgtacttttgtataaataaatctttttaaaaaaaaacagttaaaaaaataaagaagtaaaaggctggagagatgactcagtgatttaaaaaacttgtcgcttttgcagaggatccaagttcaactcccagcacctacacaatGGCTCAggccatctgcaactccagttccagggaatccaatccCTCTACTGACCTCTGCAGGACCCAATCCAGCCACagatgtgatacacagacatgtaATCAAAGAGAatagtcacacacataaaattaaaaaaaaaaaaaaaagaaaactaaactaaaaaataaaataaaacctgggtggtggtggtggtggtggcactcgggggggggagcagaggcaggtggatttctgtgagttcaagaccagcctgctctacagagcaagttctaggacagccaaagctacactaagaaacccagtctcaaaaaaaatcaaaaataaaaaaataaaataaaggaaaattcagTGGGATTCAGCACGTGGCTCAGAGGAATAGTTCTTGTCTGGCACATATCGGAGTCTAGGTCCAATCCATATGGAGAAACAGACACAGCACAAGGTGGCTCTGCGTCTCAGGAAGTTCTCCACAGCCCTCCGCAATGCATGGCCATCCCTGGCCAGGGGTGAGACGACAGGAACCTTCTTCCTCAGATCCTTCCAACagcatggggaaactgaggtaccCATGGAGCCCCGGTCAGGTCAACCTGGCGATAGCAACAACAGCTCTGCTTGCCCTGCTAGGGCAGGAGGTCCATCCAGGCATCCGAGGGCCGTAGAAGCCCTGTGGCCCAGCGAGTGAGCGAGGCAGTCTCATGCCTGAACCTGCCTTCCACCTCAACAGGGAGAGGCCCCTGCTACCCCCGCAGCTGTCAACACTGAAAGCAGAAGAGAGGATGAACTCCAAGGGTTCCTCACACTAGCGCCATGATCACTGGGGCGAAGCCCAGgtggaaacagaggcaagaggaagtcCTGTGGGGAACCACTGAATGTTCTCCAGAACCCTGTGAGCTAACTCCAAGCTGGACTAACCCCCAAGACTCCCAAGCTCGTTCCAAAGATTGCCCTAAAGCCAGCAGGCTCCAGAGTGAACCGTAGCCAGGCCTGTCTCAGACCCGAGCCGAACAGGAGTCCGGGGAAACCGGGCTCCTTACACTGGGTCTGTCCACCTTCGCTCCATTAGTGGGGGAGCTCTGGCTACAGCTGGCACTTAACAAATGTGCACTGACGTTGGCACAAGTCATGCCACATCTGCCCCGATGCTCAGCTCCCGTGAGCCCCAAGGTTGGTTTTTGGAATGAGAGCTATCTTAAATCAGATGAGTAAGGAGTAATTAGTGCGTATAGAATTGTTAGGGTGACTGGAGGCGAGGGAGGGGGGTCTTCCTAACAGAGGATAAAGGTTAGAATTGAGTGATTGGTGGTAGAAAAAGATTCCTTCCGGTTTGTCTCCTACAGGAACCTTGACttggaagatgaaaaaaaaacattccgaAAGCCATCACTTTACTCGCAGGCCCTTGTACTAGcaccccctgctcaccacccAACGCAACCCAGACACTGAGACCCTGTCACCCAGAGGCACCTTGCCAGGGGTCAGACGATCAGGGCCAGCCAGGCATGTATGggtcccccaccctcacccagcCCAGGCCAGGCATCCCTTAGAATATACATccttccagccagccagccacaccTGCCAGCCCTTCCCTCGCGTGGAATCCTCTTCCTCCGTTCTGTTTCCCGGCTCAGCACCGAGGCCCAGCCCCGCCCAGATCCACCCACTAATGATTTGTCTCCTGCTCCAGAGGCAACCACACCCTCCACCTCCTTAGGGCCCACAACGCCCCATTGCCACGTGTCTCTTCCCAGCTTGAAGAGGCAGGGATGGTGAATACCCTAATGCCTCTGTCCTCTCCAGAGACACTGGGggatccctggggggggggggctgggggacgCCAACTCTGCCCCGCCCCATCACCATCTCCCTCTAACCAGTTTCCAGGTATTATGTTGGGTGGTCCAAACTAACCCAGATGACCCGGGGCCCCatatgtccttttatttttttgagattagatTATAATTAGTtcattctccatttccttcctccaaattcTCCCATTtacccctctttctctcttttaaacaaATCtacttttcattaattgttgttacacacatgtatgtgtgtgtgcatatgtatgtatgtatattttttcctAAGCACATAAATACACCTGATTTGGTCTGCGTAACATTGCCTGTATGTATGGTTTTAGGGccaaccatttggtattggataaccaactggtgtgctcttccaTGGGAAGATGATGCCTCCCACTCTCAACATTCATCAGTTGCCTGTaactatagttctttgtgtaggactgAGGCTTCTTGGGCTACCTCCCTgcatgccctccccccacccccagctccccatcAACATCAGCATCTCTATTGTTTCACTCCTGCTTAGGCAGCAATGTAAGTGAGCAATGTCA
This sequence is a window from Mus pahari chromosome 14, PAHARI_EIJ_v1.1, whole genome shotgun sequence. Protein-coding genes within it:
- the LOC110331110 gene encoding keratin, type I cytoskeletal 42 — translated: MASTTSIRQFSTSSSVKGLCTPGMGFSRMSSVRVGGACRAPSLLGGGSCGNMSVTSSRFSAGLGGGYGGGYACSLGGGFGSSFGVSDALLGGGEKETMQNLNDRLATYLDRVRALEEANTDLEVKIRDWYKKQGPGPTRDYSPYFKTIEDLRNKILAATIDNASIVLQIDNARLAADDFRTKYETELNLRMSVEADINGLRRVLDELTLARADLEMQIENLKEELAYLKKNHEEEMNALRGQVGGDVSVEMDAAPGVDLSRILNEMRDQYEKMAEKNRKDAEDWFFTKTEELNREVATNTEALQSSRTEITELRRSVQNLEIELQSQLSMKASLENSLAETEARYGAQLAQLQGLISSVEQQLCELRCDMERQNHEYQVLLDVKTRLEQEIATYRRLLEGEDAHLATQYSSSLASQPSREGMVTSRQVRTIVEEVQDGKVVTSREQVHRSTH